Proteins from one Oryza sativa Japonica Group chromosome 12, ASM3414082v1 genomic window:
- the LOC4352824 gene encoding uncharacterized protein isoform X1, with translation MPLRPPPPPQGFLTAYPSAAFPPVKRPHEDDLGAGDVLTFRFHSLAVLKLFDRIREYRLHDYRYQATRGWYSSGTAPEDALLPCAVARPPRMYGCVIGVQRGRTVEVVDTSDILLDTDPGTLDRDLLKKKLETYKKAFPGLAILGWYSIDTHVTNTDMETNQALMDASGTTFYLLFNPAMNLSLKDLPVTIYEKVHSTNRSPTPLIFVQGKYKTETVEAERISLDHTCPVVSDVSVPPLVGKGQHANIMQTSGFKLMLFEIPSGFAMFEVSQELIARPKDIWARFAYQDDITNVIVTLGSIQIHNKSVARDIIVGPGDELKEFILSFCTHNYLIVQDVELKDVIEKKLNIYCYCNPTVVGELTWGLNYVLHKLLPQEQSLTHEPYLPLSKAMSKQIKEYGFKISPREIDREFLRAMSFLNYLGYMSERYSLLLDHLFGQYRKNNMSDIEFAKSIASHLHSSEGIVPRDERYTRAEIMEFIDFIIAAPENRSRTLSFLRRIEAASIDDSPPPPSLPGGMGVSLLKRLRLDWITVCCLGCAVALYPFYRRV, from the exons ATGccgctgcgcccgccgcccccgcctcagGGATTCCTCACCGCGTATCCATCCGCAGCTTTCCCTCCGGTGAAGCGGCCGCATGAGGACGACCTCGGCGCCGGTGACGTGCTGACCTTCAGGTTCCACTCCCTCGCCGTCTTGAAATTATTCGACCGCATCCGCGAGTACCGTCTGCACGATTACCGGTACCAGGCAACGCGAGGCTGGTACAGCTCCGGGACGGCGCCGGAGGATGCTCTTCTTCCCTGTGCGGTTGCTCGACCACCGAGGATGTATGGGTGCGTGATCGGGGTGCAGCGCGGTCGGACGGTGGAGGTCGTCGACACCTCCGACATCTTGCTCGACACCGACCCCGGAACCCTCGACCGCGACTTGTTGAAGAAGAAGCTCGAGACCT ACAAGAAGGCGTTCCCTGGCTTGGCCATTCTTGGGTGGTACTCCATTGACACTCATGTGACGAACACCGATATGGAAACCAACCAGGCT TTGATGGATGCTAGTGGAACAACCTTTTATCTTCTATTCAATCCTGCAATGAACCTTTCCCTGAAGGATCTCCCAGTGACTATTTATGAAAAAG TGCACTCTACCAATAGGAGTCCCACTCCGTTAATCTTTGTCCAAGGCAAATATAAAACTGAG ACTGTAGAGGCAGAGAGGATATCTTTAGACCATACGTGTCCTGTAGTTTCTGATGTTAGTGTGCCACCTCTTGTTGGAAAAGG GCAACATGCAAATATTATGCAGACTTCTGGATTTAAGCTGATGCTGTTTGAAATTCCTTCTGGTTTCGCGATGTTTGAAGTTTCACAGGAACTGATTGCACGCCCTAAG gacaTATGGGCACGATTTGCTTATCAGGATGACATTACAAAT GTTATTGTTACCCTGGGTTCTATTCAGATCCATAACAAATCTGTTGCTAGGGATATTATTGTTGGTCCTGGTGACGAACTGAAAGAATTTATCCTAAGCTTTTGCACTCACAACTACTTAATTGTTCAAGATGTAGAGCTTAAAGATGTTATCGAGAAGAAACTT AATATCTATTGTTACTGTAATCCAACTGTTGTCGGTGAATTGACATGGGGACTGAACTATGTCCTACATAAGTTGTTACCTCAAGAGCAAAGTTTAACTCATGAGCCTTATCTTCCACTAAGCAAGGCAATGTCTAAGCAGATAAAAGAATATGGATTCAAAATCTCGCCACGAGAG ATTGACAGAGAGTTCCTAAGAGCTATGagttttttaaattatttgggGTATATGTCAGAGCGTTATTCACTGCTGCTAGATCATTTGTTTGGACAATATCGTAAGAATAATATGTCCGACATTGAATTTGCTAAATCAATTGCATCTCATCTTCATTCCTCTGAG GGAATTGTACCAAGAGATGAGAGATACACTAGAGCAGAGATTATGGAGTTCATTGACTTCATAATTGCAGCTCCTGAAAACAGAAGCCGGACGCTATCGTTCCTGCGGCGCATCGAGGCAGCTTCTATTGATGAttctcctccaccgccttcACTGCCAGGAGGGATGGGTGTTTCGTTGTTGAAGCGTCTTCGTTTGGATTGGATAACTGTTTGTTGTCTAGGATGTGCAGTTGCTCTTTACCCTTTCTACCGCAGAGTATGA
- the LOC4352824 gene encoding uncharacterized protein isoform X2 produces MPLRPPPPPQGFLTAYPSAAFPPVKRPHEDDLGAGDVLTFRFHSLAVLKLFDRIREYRLHDYRYQATRGWYSSGTAPEDALLPCAVARPPRMYGCVIGVQRGRTVEVVDTSDILLDTDPGTLDRDLLKKKLETYKKAFPGLAILGWYSIDTHVTNTDMETNQALMDASGTTFYLLFNPAMNLSLKDLPVTIYEKVHSTNRSPTPLIFVQGKYKTETVEAERISLDHTCPVVSDVSVPPLVGKGQHANIMQTSGFKLMLFEIPSGFAMFEVSQELIARPKDIWARFAYQDDITNVIVTLGSIQIHNKSVARDIIVGPGDELKEFILSFCTHNYLIVQDVELKDVIEKKLNIYCYCNPTVVGELTWGLNYVLHKLLPQEQSLTHEPYLPLSKAMSKQIKEYGFKISPREGIVPRDERYTRAEIMEFIDFIIAAPENRSRTLSFLRRIEAASIDDSPPPPSLPGGMGVSLLKRLRLDWITVCCLGCAVALYPFYRRV; encoded by the exons ATGccgctgcgcccgccgcccccgcctcagGGATTCCTCACCGCGTATCCATCCGCAGCTTTCCCTCCGGTGAAGCGGCCGCATGAGGACGACCTCGGCGCCGGTGACGTGCTGACCTTCAGGTTCCACTCCCTCGCCGTCTTGAAATTATTCGACCGCATCCGCGAGTACCGTCTGCACGATTACCGGTACCAGGCAACGCGAGGCTGGTACAGCTCCGGGACGGCGCCGGAGGATGCTCTTCTTCCCTGTGCGGTTGCTCGACCACCGAGGATGTATGGGTGCGTGATCGGGGTGCAGCGCGGTCGGACGGTGGAGGTCGTCGACACCTCCGACATCTTGCTCGACACCGACCCCGGAACCCTCGACCGCGACTTGTTGAAGAAGAAGCTCGAGACCT ACAAGAAGGCGTTCCCTGGCTTGGCCATTCTTGGGTGGTACTCCATTGACACTCATGTGACGAACACCGATATGGAAACCAACCAGGCT TTGATGGATGCTAGTGGAACAACCTTTTATCTTCTATTCAATCCTGCAATGAACCTTTCCCTGAAGGATCTCCCAGTGACTATTTATGAAAAAG TGCACTCTACCAATAGGAGTCCCACTCCGTTAATCTTTGTCCAAGGCAAATATAAAACTGAG ACTGTAGAGGCAGAGAGGATATCTTTAGACCATACGTGTCCTGTAGTTTCTGATGTTAGTGTGCCACCTCTTGTTGGAAAAGG GCAACATGCAAATATTATGCAGACTTCTGGATTTAAGCTGATGCTGTTTGAAATTCCTTCTGGTTTCGCGATGTTTGAAGTTTCACAGGAACTGATTGCACGCCCTAAG gacaTATGGGCACGATTTGCTTATCAGGATGACATTACAAAT GTTATTGTTACCCTGGGTTCTATTCAGATCCATAACAAATCTGTTGCTAGGGATATTATTGTTGGTCCTGGTGACGAACTGAAAGAATTTATCCTAAGCTTTTGCACTCACAACTACTTAATTGTTCAAGATGTAGAGCTTAAAGATGTTATCGAGAAGAAACTT AATATCTATTGTTACTGTAATCCAACTGTTGTCGGTGAATTGACATGGGGACTGAACTATGTCCTACATAAGTTGTTACCTCAAGAGCAAAGTTTAACTCATGAGCCTTATCTTCCACTAAGCAAGGCAATGTCTAAGCAGATAAAAGAATATGGATTCAAAATCTCGCCACGAGAG GGAATTGTACCAAGAGATGAGAGATACACTAGAGCAGAGATTATGGAGTTCATTGACTTCATAATTGCAGCTCCTGAAAACAGAAGCCGGACGCTATCGTTCCTGCGGCGCATCGAGGCAGCTTCTATTGATGAttctcctccaccgccttcACTGCCAGGAGGGATGGGTGTTTCGTTGTTGAAGCGTCTTCGTTTGGATTGGATAACTGTTTGTTGTCTAGGATGTGCAGTTGCTCTTTACCCTTTCTACCGCAGAGTATGA
- the LOC4352824 gene encoding uncharacterized protein isoform X3 yields MYGCVIGVQRGRTVEVVDTSDILLDTDPGTLDRDLLKKKLETYKKAFPGLAILGWYSIDTHVTNTDMETNQALMDASGTTFYLLFNPAMNLSLKDLPVTIYEKVHSTNRSPTPLIFVQGKYKTETVEAERISLDHTCPVVSDVSVPPLVGKGQHANIMQTSGFKLMLFEIPSGFAMFEVSQELIARPKDIWARFAYQDDITNVIVTLGSIQIHNKSVARDIIVGPGDELKEFILSFCTHNYLIVQDVELKDVIEKKLNIYCYCNPTVVGELTWGLNYVLHKLLPQEQSLTHEPYLPLSKAMSKQIKEYGFKISPREIDREFLRAMSFLNYLGYMSERYSLLLDHLFGQYRKNNMSDIEFAKSIASHLHSSEGIVPRDERYTRAEIMEFIDFIIAAPENRSRTLSFLRRIEAASIDDSPPPPSLPGGMGVSLLKRLRLDWITVCCLGCAVALYPFYRRV; encoded by the exons ATGTATGGGTGCGTGATCGGGGTGCAGCGCGGTCGGACGGTGGAGGTCGTCGACACCTCCGACATCTTGCTCGACACCGACCCCGGAACCCTCGACCGCGACTTGTTGAAGAAGAAGCTCGAGACCT ACAAGAAGGCGTTCCCTGGCTTGGCCATTCTTGGGTGGTACTCCATTGACACTCATGTGACGAACACCGATATGGAAACCAACCAGGCT TTGATGGATGCTAGTGGAACAACCTTTTATCTTCTATTCAATCCTGCAATGAACCTTTCCCTGAAGGATCTCCCAGTGACTATTTATGAAAAAG TGCACTCTACCAATAGGAGTCCCACTCCGTTAATCTTTGTCCAAGGCAAATATAAAACTGAG ACTGTAGAGGCAGAGAGGATATCTTTAGACCATACGTGTCCTGTAGTTTCTGATGTTAGTGTGCCACCTCTTGTTGGAAAAGG GCAACATGCAAATATTATGCAGACTTCTGGATTTAAGCTGATGCTGTTTGAAATTCCTTCTGGTTTCGCGATGTTTGAAGTTTCACAGGAACTGATTGCACGCCCTAAG gacaTATGGGCACGATTTGCTTATCAGGATGACATTACAAAT GTTATTGTTACCCTGGGTTCTATTCAGATCCATAACAAATCTGTTGCTAGGGATATTATTGTTGGTCCTGGTGACGAACTGAAAGAATTTATCCTAAGCTTTTGCACTCACAACTACTTAATTGTTCAAGATGTAGAGCTTAAAGATGTTATCGAGAAGAAACTT AATATCTATTGTTACTGTAATCCAACTGTTGTCGGTGAATTGACATGGGGACTGAACTATGTCCTACATAAGTTGTTACCTCAAGAGCAAAGTTTAACTCATGAGCCTTATCTTCCACTAAGCAAGGCAATGTCTAAGCAGATAAAAGAATATGGATTCAAAATCTCGCCACGAGAG ATTGACAGAGAGTTCCTAAGAGCTATGagttttttaaattatttgggGTATATGTCAGAGCGTTATTCACTGCTGCTAGATCATTTGTTTGGACAATATCGTAAGAATAATATGTCCGACATTGAATTTGCTAAATCAATTGCATCTCATCTTCATTCCTCTGAG GGAATTGTACCAAGAGATGAGAGATACACTAGAGCAGAGATTATGGAGTTCATTGACTTCATAATTGCAGCTCCTGAAAACAGAAGCCGGACGCTATCGTTCCTGCGGCGCATCGAGGCAGCTTCTATTGATGAttctcctccaccgccttcACTGCCAGGAGGGATGGGTGTTTCGTTGTTGAAGCGTCTTCGTTTGGATTGGATAACTGTTTGTTGTCTAGGATGTGCAGTTGCTCTTTACCCTTTCTACCGCAGAGTATGA